One window of Vibrio atlanticus genomic DNA carries:
- a CDS encoding methyl-accepting chemotaxis protein, with product MKFSHKVVAASSALLLVTVSLLSIQQLYTVKSAVENHVNASLKEMVSGIKNTVASEMNAKKALAQSTTEVIEINPQDRTYVQNILEKPKLKGSFLAVGFGYDANGFVIENDDGWEAGPDYDPRIRPWFIDAKSKNSLVVTDPYVDVSSKKVIISIGTPVQENGRFTAGMFYDLELTNLATLVNQVNLFDAGYLFLVTADGTTIAHPNAKNNGETLSSYLPQATIREGSQQIEVDGKKFLVNFTHIPSEDWYIGAILDEEIAFQTVEDLKNSSIIYSLIAVILSIIALTVLIRVLMRPLETLNQAIQDVASGQGDLTKRLDTNTDKEFSDLAKGFNTFTENLQNQIIQSKAIGVEIKRGTEITVKGAGESANAMNTQLQELEQLATAMNEMAVTATEVANNAQGAAAAAREADDATLDGTSVVSDTTQAIDNLSARIDQAVAEVQVLESATANIETILKVINDIADQTNLLALNAAIEAARAGESGRGFAVVADEVRTLAQRTQESTTEIRNMIEQLQAGASSVSNAMNQSKDTATDAVERAQQANSSLDRIRDAIQRISDMNIQIASAAEEQSLVAEEINNNTVKIKDLSTQVSNAAQDANTAMQVQTDNVRQQDELLNKFTV from the coding sequence ATGAAATTTAGCCATAAGGTGGTTGCAGCATCATCAGCCTTGCTATTAGTGACAGTATCATTGCTTTCAATACAGCAACTTTACACCGTAAAAAGTGCTGTAGAGAACCACGTCAATGCAAGCCTGAAAGAGATGGTCTCTGGGATTAAGAACACCGTAGCATCAGAGATGAATGCTAAAAAAGCACTGGCTCAGTCGACGACTGAAGTCATCGAAATCAACCCTCAAGATCGTACCTACGTTCAAAACATCCTAGAAAAGCCAAAACTTAAAGGCAGCTTTCTCGCGGTTGGTTTTGGTTATGACGCAAACGGTTTCGTTATTGAAAATGATGATGGTTGGGAAGCTGGCCCGGATTACGACCCACGAATCCGCCCTTGGTTCATTGATGCTAAGTCCAAAAACAGTTTAGTTGTTACCGACCCTTATGTGGACGTATCAAGCAAGAAAGTCATCATTTCAATTGGTACGCCAGTGCAAGAAAACGGCCGTTTCACTGCAGGTATGTTCTACGACCTAGAACTAACCAACCTTGCGACCTTGGTAAACCAAGTGAACTTGTTTGACGCGGGTTACTTATTCCTAGTCACTGCCGACGGCACGACGATTGCTCACCCTAATGCTAAGAACAATGGCGAAACGCTATCAAGCTACCTGCCACAAGCGACTATTCGCGAGGGATCTCAACAAATTGAAGTCGACGGTAAAAAGTTCCTAGTGAACTTCACTCACATCCCAAGTGAAGATTGGTACATCGGCGCAATACTTGATGAAGAGATCGCATTCCAAACGGTTGAAGATCTGAAAAACAGCTCGATAATCTACTCTTTAATTGCGGTTATTCTCAGCATCATTGCATTAACCGTCCTTATTCGTGTGTTAATGCGCCCGCTTGAGACGCTTAACCAAGCCATTCAAGATGTTGCGAGCGGACAAGGTGACTTAACTAAACGTCTAGATACCAATACAGATAAAGAGTTCTCTGACCTTGCGAAAGGCTTCAACACCTTTACTGAAAACCTGCAAAATCAAATCATTCAATCCAAAGCGATTGGTGTTGAGATTAAACGTGGCACTGAAATCACAGTAAAAGGCGCGGGTGAGTCAGCGAATGCGATGAATACTCAGCTGCAAGAGCTTGAACAGCTAGCCACCGCAATGAACGAGATGGCCGTTACCGCAACGGAAGTAGCAAACAACGCTCAAGGCGCAGCCGCCGCGGCTCGTGAAGCTGACGATGCGACACTAGACGGTACATCTGTAGTAAGTGACACGACTCAAGCGATTGATAACCTTTCAGCACGTATCGACCAAGCGGTTGCAGAAGTACAAGTACTTGAATCAGCAACAGCAAATATCGAGACGATTCTTAAAGTAATCAACGATATCGCAGACCAAACCAACCTACTTGCATTGAATGCTGCTATTGAAGCGGCGCGTGCTGGTGAATCGGGCCGTGGTTTCGCTGTCGTTGCCGATGAAGTTCGCACACTAGCGCAACGTACTCAAGAATCGACCACTGAAATCCGCAACATGATTGAGCAGCTCCAAGCGGGTGCAAGCTCTGTATCTAACGCGATGAATCAAAGTAAAGACACAGCCACTGACGCCGTTGAACGCGCTCAGCAAGCAAACTCTTCACTTGACCGCATCCGCGACGCGATTCAGCGCATCTCTGATATGAATATTCAGATTGCTTCAGCAGCTGAAGAGCAGAGTTTAGTAGCGGAAGAGATCAACAACAACACAGTTAAGATCAAAGACCTTTCAACACAGGTATCGAACGCAGCTCAAGACGCAAACACAGCAATGCAAGTTCAAACTGACAA
- a CDS encoding YjiH family protein translates to MSNNTNTAQPEKSKGSFWVFLIPSLIGLFLFMAPISYQGDLTIPVAILAKSIQAVFGESLVAIITAIVAFMSVASVLSTIFKPTFITSNSFLNGLFNPSPLWLLVRIIGGAAAFMAFFQVGPEFIWEENTGGLVLEGLLPTLFSVFIFAGLLLPLLLNFGLLELFGTLLSKVMRPIFNLPGRSAIDCMASWLGDGSVGILLTSKQYEKKFYTQREAAVVGTTFSAVSITFSLVVIAQVELEHLFLPFYAAICLAGIVAAVIIPRLPPLSMKKDTFIDGTKPHKDADAIPAGHSTFSWGLELAVNKASQVKSAKSVFGEGIRNAVDMVFGVLPVVMGLGTMALVIAEYTSVFSFLGQPFIPFLELLGVPEAVAASETIVVGFADMFIPAILAASIDNEMTRFVIAAMSVTQLIYMSEVGALLLGSKIPVNILELFIIFILRTLITLPVIAGVAHLIF, encoded by the coding sequence ATGTCTAACAACACGAATACTGCTCAACCAGAGAAATCTAAAGGCAGTTTCTGGGTTTTCTTAATCCCATCTCTGATTGGTTTGTTCCTCTTCATGGCGCCAATTAGCTACCAAGGTGATCTCACGATCCCTGTCGCTATTCTAGCCAAATCAATTCAAGCGGTTTTCGGTGAGTCTCTAGTTGCTATTATCACTGCAATCGTTGCCTTCATGTCTGTAGCTTCCGTGTTAAGCACCATTTTCAAACCTACATTCATTACATCGAATTCATTTCTAAACGGCCTTTTCAACCCATCTCCACTGTGGTTGTTGGTTCGTATTATCGGTGGTGCTGCAGCATTCATGGCTTTCTTCCAAGTTGGCCCTGAGTTTATCTGGGAAGAAAACACCGGTGGTCTCGTGTTAGAGGGCCTATTGCCGACTCTATTTTCAGTATTCATCTTTGCCGGTTTACTATTACCACTTCTACTTAACTTCGGTTTGTTAGAACTGTTTGGCACCTTACTAAGTAAAGTGATGCGTCCAATCTTCAACCTGCCGGGTCGTAGTGCTATCGATTGTATGGCTTCTTGGTTAGGTGACGGCAGCGTTGGTATCCTGCTTACAAGCAAACAGTACGAGAAGAAATTCTACACTCAACGTGAAGCCGCTGTTGTTGGTACGACTTTCTCAGCAGTATCTATCACGTTCAGCCTTGTAGTGATTGCTCAAGTAGAACTAGAGCACCTATTCCTACCCTTCTACGCAGCAATCTGCTTAGCAGGTATTGTGGCCGCGGTAATCATCCCTCGCCTTCCTCCACTGAGCATGAAGAAAGACACCTTCATTGATGGTACAAAACCTCACAAAGATGCTGATGCAATCCCAGCGGGTCACTCGACTTTCTCTTGGGGTCTTGAACTCGCGGTAAATAAGGCATCACAAGTGAAGTCTGCTAAGTCTGTATTTGGTGAAGGCATTCGTAACGCAGTCGACATGGTATTCGGCGTTCTTCCTGTTGTAATGGGGCTAGGTACAATGGCATTGGTAATTGCAGAATACACCTCTGTGTTCTCATTCCTAGGCCAGCCTTTCATTCCATTCCTTGAGCTACTTGGTGTACCTGAAGCGGTTGCAGCATCTGAAACCATTGTTGTTGGTTTTGCGGATATGTTCATCCCAGCGATCCTTGCCGCTTCTATCGACAACGAGATGACTCGCTTTGTTATTGCAGCAATGTCGGTAACTCAGCTGATCTACATGTCTGAAGTGGGCGCTCTGCTTCTAGGCAGTAAGATTCCCGTGAATATCCTTGAACTGTTTATTATTTTTATTCTACGTACGTTAATTACACTTCCGGTTATCGCTGGTGTAGCGCATCTAATATTTTAA
- a CDS encoding YoaK family protein, producing the protein MISKLPRWVEYGALLLAGLAGSVNAIGLLGFQHQAISHISGTMSLLGSSLLTPTSTSMHLLLIIMSFMLGAAFSGFFIENQALKLGRRYGVALCIEGGLLFLALWALLQGYTSGQYFASAACGLQNAMITTYSGAIIRTTHMSGIITDLGIMIGARLKGMPFDRRKAKLLMFIVVGFLFGGLSGACLFQRFEILALAFPASFAFIVAFSYWLYLTYRTEASVNL; encoded by the coding sequence ATGATTTCAAAACTACCTCGCTGGGTTGAATACGGCGCCTTACTGTTAGCGGGCCTTGCTGGCAGCGTTAATGCTATTGGTTTACTCGGCTTCCAACATCAAGCTATCTCCCATATTTCAGGCACCATGTCTTTACTTGGCAGCAGCCTGCTCACGCCGACTTCAACTTCTATGCACCTCCTGCTAATCATTATGAGCTTTATGCTAGGTGCCGCGTTCAGCGGATTCTTTATCGAAAATCAAGCATTGAAGTTAGGACGCCGTTACGGTGTTGCGCTATGTATTGAGGGTGGATTGCTGTTCTTGGCGCTTTGGGCACTGTTACAAGGCTACACTTCAGGCCAGTATTTCGCTTCAGCCGCGTGTGGGTTGCAGAACGCAATGATCACCACCTATAGCGGGGCGATCATTCGCACCACACACATGAGCGGGATCATCACAGACCTTGGGATCATGATTGGCGCACGCTTAAAGGGGATGCCTTTTGACCGCCGTAAAGCCAAACTTCTTATGTTCATCGTTGTTGGCTTTCTGTTTGGTGGTTTAAGTGGTGCTTGCCTGTTCCAGCGCTTTGAAATTTTGGCACTGGCTTTCCCTGCCTCTTTCGCGTTCATTGTCGCGTTTAGCTACTGGCTCTACCTAACTTATCGAACTGAAGCCTCAGTAAATTTATAA
- a CDS encoding GFA family protein, producing the protein MQTIKGFSIIINTGLTRSGAWMDINHIKEKNIRNCECRCGAVNLVCRGEPQRTSVCHCYECQKRTGSVFGVQARFPIEQVTLNGEVTSFSRISDTGNEVTYQFCPKCGTTMLLQSVAAADFYVVPLGLFKEQDFPLPSFSVYEERKHGWVKFDHQMSHYN; encoded by the coding sequence GTGCAGACCATAAAGGGCTTTAGTATAATTATCAATACAGGGTTAACCAGAAGTGGAGCATGGATGGATATCAATCATATTAAAGAGAAGAATATCAGAAATTGCGAATGCCGCTGTGGAGCCGTCAATTTAGTCTGCAGAGGCGAGCCTCAACGCACCTCCGTATGCCATTGTTATGAATGTCAGAAGCGCACCGGAAGTGTGTTCGGGGTTCAGGCTCGATTTCCCATAGAACAAGTGACACTCAACGGAGAGGTCACCTCCTTTTCACGTATCAGTGACACGGGCAATGAAGTCACCTACCAGTTTTGCCCTAAATGTGGCACTACCATGCTATTGCAGTCGGTTGCCGCCGCCGATTTTTATGTCGTCCCGCTCGGACTATTTAAAGAGCAAGACTTTCCGCTACCAAGCTTTTCAGTCTACGAAGAACGCAAACACGGATGGGTCAAATTTGACCATCAGATGAGTCATTACAACTAG
- a CDS encoding isoamylase early set domain-containing protein, whose protein sequence is MINKRFFKTKDEVEVTFELEAQEANSVSIVADFLDWKATPMKKLAKGKVYKFKTRLPKDGEFQFRYLVDDQQWVNDANADRYIPNEFGEDNCLVSTVNA, encoded by the coding sequence ATGATTAATAAACGTTTTTTTAAGACGAAAGATGAAGTTGAAGTGACTTTCGAGCTAGAAGCTCAAGAAGCTAATTCTGTATCAATCGTTGCCGACTTTCTGGATTGGAAAGCGACCCCAATGAAAAAACTGGCGAAAGGGAAGGTTTACAAGTTTAAAACTCGTCTTCCGAAAGATGGCGAGTTTCAATTTCGCTACCTAGTTGATGATCAACAATGGGTGAACGATGCGAATGCTGATCGTTATATCCCGAATGAATTTGGTGAAGACAATTGCTTGGTATCGACAGTTAACGCTTAG
- a CDS encoding peptidoglycan DD-metalloendopeptidase family protein: protein MYSKIFSSPFAELSPVKKAAILGLPLIAAISVALQYSPSNLTKTIDLDLPDSTVIESILSPPSATVIEPPTFEYQIQSGDNLSSIFTQLGFSYNSMMSVMETDLNFLALDTLRPGNTLRFWRDEATGNLSKMELQFSVADKVVYRLLDDGSYEFEDISIPGEWKQKPLVGDIQGSFSMSANKVGLNSIEIDHIVTLLKDKLNFSRDLRAGDQFEVLQKAQFVDGVATGKREIEAIKIMNRNRVVSAYLHTDGQYYDANGDSLQRAFQRYPVSRGWRQSSQFNPKRLHPVTGRVSPHNGTDFATPIGTPVQATGDGKVIMTRKHPYAGNYVVIQHGSTYKTRYLHLSKILVRKGQTVSRGQRIGLSGKTGRVTGAHLHYELIERGRPVNAMKANIPMADSVPKKEKATFVAARDEADKLLKKALEKQSNNS, encoded by the coding sequence GTGTATTCAAAAATATTTTCCTCTCCGTTTGCTGAGCTTTCACCTGTAAAAAAAGCAGCAATTTTAGGACTACCACTTATTGCAGCGATTAGTGTTGCTTTGCAATATTCACCATCAAATCTGACGAAAACGATCGATCTTGATTTGCCAGACTCAACCGTTATTGAGTCAATTCTGTCACCTCCTTCTGCTACCGTTATTGAGCCACCGACGTTTGAATATCAAATTCAATCAGGCGATAACTTAAGTAGCATCTTCACTCAGCTTGGGTTTTCTTATAACTCGATGATGAGCGTGATGGAAACCGATTTGAACTTCCTTGCGTTAGACACGCTTCGTCCGGGTAATACATTACGCTTTTGGCGTGACGAAGCGACGGGCAACCTTTCAAAAATGGAACTTCAATTTAGTGTCGCGGACAAAGTGGTTTATCGATTGCTTGATGACGGCAGCTACGAATTCGAAGACATTTCTATTCCGGGTGAATGGAAGCAGAAACCTCTAGTGGGTGATATTCAAGGCAGTTTCTCTATGTCAGCGAACAAAGTTGGCCTGAATAGTATTGAGATTGACCATATTGTGACTCTTCTTAAAGATAAGCTGAATTTCAGCCGAGACTTACGTGCTGGCGATCAGTTTGAAGTACTTCAAAAAGCGCAATTCGTTGATGGTGTCGCAACCGGGAAACGTGAAATAGAAGCCATCAAGATCATGAACCGTAACCGTGTTGTTTCAGCGTACTTACACACTGACGGACAATATTACGATGCCAATGGCGATAGCTTACAACGCGCTTTCCAACGTTACCCTGTGAGCCGTGGTTGGCGTCAAAGTTCTCAGTTTAATCCTAAGCGCTTACACCCTGTGACTGGGCGAGTCTCTCCGCATAACGGCACAGATTTCGCGACGCCAATTGGCACACCCGTTCAAGCAACAGGTGATGGTAAAGTGATCATGACTCGTAAGCACCCATATGCGGGTAACTATGTGGTGATTCAGCATGGCAGCACATACAAAACACGCTACCTACACTTGAGTAAGATCCTCGTTCGTAAAGGGCAAACGGTATCTCGTGGTCAGCGTATTGGTTTATCAGGTAAAACGGGCCGAGTGACGGGGGCGCACTTACATTACGAATTGATCGAACGTGGTCGTCCTGTCAATGCAATGAAAGCAAATATTCCGATGGCCGATTCCGTACCTAAAAAGGAAAAAGCGACATTCGTAGCCGCTAGAGATGAAGCCGACAAGCTATTAAAGAAAGCTCTAGAAAAACAATCGAATAATAGCTAG
- a CDS encoding putative bifunctional diguanylate cyclase/phosphodiesterase, protein MTQHTRNSMIDTERIGRLLKLEGIDLLESAVLTLHQTFGTQYTSIIEKKHFPDQMVPLVIAHSDHVLHDKINARHGHIYQQAVNQKHPDCSFAQYIVQSLPTSAFRQEITSQNSIAIPARSQSGEVMGVLFSTFSSPMSTDQQLDVIKHHQLFADIVIHTLREMWFNDRSEQLVNQLSYEVSHDSLTGLLNRSCLSDTLESITQQSVTPFTLALLDINSFKAINDMHGNYIGDKVLQFVAETLRRTMPDNNLTFRTAGNEFAFITYHSDPIAVCEQILDKIKQGYNSIDIKIDFDVSIGIARSDGDNKDVEQIIFNTSLALKECQHSQDTYIQCYDTHLRVRYQRKTELIAALRSELDSPISDSQAPNDNGMYVVVQPIVDHIDTRWDYFEVLTRWKTTRHGDISPVEFIQVAEESGLIVELGERIIELVCRAKTILERGLGYKVKLGINCSAHELTDSKRYISYLTRTIEQHHFKANEFVIELTETVLLSPTQETKSALDFLRGQGFTIALDDFGTGYSSLNYIHSYPIDCIKIDATFIRNLLTNSTSESVVWLIVQLAHRLNVSLVAEGVEKREQLEKLHAMGCDKIQGYLYSPPMRPEAIVSYVTHSEPLA, encoded by the coding sequence ATGACTCAACATACACGCAATAGCATGATAGACACAGAGCGCATTGGGCGCTTACTCAAATTGGAAGGTATCGACCTTTTAGAGTCTGCCGTGCTTACTTTGCATCAAACCTTCGGTACTCAATACACCAGTATCATTGAGAAAAAGCACTTTCCCGATCAAATGGTTCCTTTGGTCATTGCCCATTCTGACCATGTACTGCATGACAAAATAAACGCACGCCATGGTCACATATACCAACAAGCCGTTAATCAAAAACACCCAGATTGCTCATTTGCTCAGTATATCGTTCAGTCACTCCCAACATCAGCATTTAGACAGGAAATCACCTCACAAAACTCAATCGCTATCCCAGCACGCAGTCAAAGTGGCGAAGTCATGGGTGTGCTTTTCTCAACCTTTAGTTCGCCTATGAGTACAGATCAGCAACTAGACGTGATAAAACACCACCAGTTGTTCGCAGATATCGTCATTCACACCTTGCGTGAAATGTGGTTCAACGACCGTTCTGAGCAACTGGTTAATCAACTCAGCTACGAAGTATCACACGATAGCCTAACTGGGCTATTAAACCGTAGCTGCTTATCAGACACCTTAGAATCGATCACTCAGCAGAGTGTCACTCCCTTCACGCTCGCTCTGCTCGACATCAATAGCTTCAAAGCCATTAATGATATGCACGGTAATTATATTGGCGATAAGGTGCTTCAGTTCGTTGCAGAGACCTTGCGCCGAACCATGCCCGACAACAACCTGACGTTCCGGACGGCTGGCAATGAGTTCGCATTCATTACCTATCATTCAGACCCAATAGCTGTTTGCGAGCAAATACTGGATAAGATAAAGCAAGGTTACAATAGTATTGATATCAAAATCGATTTCGACGTCAGTATCGGCATTGCCCGGTCAGATGGAGATAATAAAGACGTAGAACAAATCATCTTCAACACCAGTTTGGCACTAAAAGAGTGCCAGCATAGTCAAGATACATACATTCAATGTTACGACACTCACCTAAGGGTTCGTTACCAAAGGAAAACCGAGTTAATCGCCGCCTTACGAAGTGAGCTTGACAGCCCCATATCAGACAGTCAGGCACCTAATGACAATGGAATGTACGTGGTTGTACAACCAATCGTTGATCACATTGATACACGATGGGATTACTTCGAGGTGTTAACTCGTTGGAAAACCACAAGACATGGCGACATCTCGCCAGTGGAGTTCATTCAGGTAGCGGAAGAGTCGGGGTTGATCGTGGAACTGGGTGAACGGATCATCGAATTGGTATGCCGCGCTAAAACAATATTGGAGCGAGGCTTAGGCTACAAAGTTAAGCTTGGAATAAACTGCTCCGCTCACGAGCTTACCGATTCTAAGCGTTATATTTCCTATCTCACTCGAACGATTGAACAGCATCACTTTAAAGCAAACGAATTTGTCATTGAGCTAACCGAAACCGTGCTGTTATCTCCAACTCAAGAAACAAAGTCAGCACTCGACTTTCTAAGGGGACAAGGGTTCACGATCGCTCTAGATGATTTCGGTACTGGTTACTCAAGCTTAAATTACATTCATAGCTACCCTATCGATTGTATTAAAATTGATGCCACCTTTATTCGAAACTTGCTGACAAACTCAACATCCGAAAGTGTTGTGTGGTTGATTGTTCAACTGGCACACAGACTCAATGTGTCATTGGTTGCGGAAGGCGTAGAGAAGCGTGAGCAATTAGAAAAGCTGCACGCAATGGGGTGTGACAAAATTCAAGGATACCTCTACTCTCCACCTATGCGACCAGAAGCTATCGTTAGCTACGTCACTCACTCAGAACCTCTAGCCTAA
- a CDS encoding LysR family transcriptional regulator: MDWILNVKSYVKVVEEGSFNGAARKLNTTSSAISKRVNWLEERIGTQLLKRTTRSISQTEAGALFYLRAKDQLDNWQSIIDETRSVNQTPAGLLKIGATIAVGSKFLVQYMDDFLEKYPDIKVQLITTTPGQLPELGLDLVISRELEQLNSLSFKKTPLFEHKASFYAAPSYLAKHGYPINEQDLEQHNSLIWGERPIREVTLTKGQRITLNGNFATTNPEALFHAAKRGMGVLLTIKAMIKEDLKQGTLVPVLPNITADEVMVYAYYPKLDYSHTRTKLFLDHLKDRLDKERNSQVL, translated from the coding sequence ATGGATTGGATTCTTAACGTAAAAAGTTATGTAAAAGTGGTGGAAGAAGGCAGCTTCAATGGCGCAGCACGTAAACTCAATACCACCAGCTCAGCGATCAGCAAAAGAGTGAACTGGTTAGAAGAACGTATCGGCACTCAACTATTAAAGCGCACCACGCGCTCAATCAGCCAAACCGAAGCGGGAGCTCTCTTTTATCTGCGAGCCAAGGATCAGCTCGATAATTGGCAATCGATTATTGATGAAACTCGATCGGTTAACCAAACGCCTGCGGGCCTACTAAAGATAGGCGCAACCATTGCTGTTGGTTCTAAGTTTCTCGTGCAATACATGGACGACTTCTTAGAAAAGTATCCAGACATTAAAGTACAGCTTATCACCACCACGCCAGGTCAATTACCTGAGCTTGGCTTGGACCTGGTGATCAGTCGTGAACTGGAACAACTCAACTCGTTAAGCTTCAAGAAAACACCACTGTTCGAACACAAAGCCAGCTTTTATGCCGCACCAAGTTACTTGGCTAAACATGGTTATCCCATCAACGAGCAAGACTTAGAACAACACAACTCCTTAATATGGGGAGAGCGTCCTATTCGTGAAGTCACGCTAACTAAAGGACAACGCATCACTTTGAACGGTAACTTTGCGACCACCAATCCTGAGGCTTTGTTTCATGCCGCGAAGCGAGGAATGGGCGTACTGTTAACCATCAAAGCAATGATCAAAGAGGATCTGAAACAAGGGACACTGGTTCCAGTATTACCAAATATAACAGCCGACGAAGTGATGGTTTACGCGTACTACCCTAAGCTTGACTACTCGCATACACGAACCAAGCTATTTTTAGACCACCTAAAAGATAGGCTAGACAAAGAAAGAAATAGTCAAGTTTTGTGA
- a CDS encoding multidrug effflux MFS transporter translates to MSQSTFKKTPLLLAMMIIATGQVGVSIYLPSLPLIASDLSVTQVDVQLLVTLFLVGFGLSQLFYGPMSDAVGRRPIFLLGQGVYLIGTVVCVVFSDSMTALEVGRLLQGLGAGSASVLGRSVLRDSYDGLQLTKALSYISVTASIMPIIAPVFGGWISFHLGWQAVFLFVLVYLLAIFTLGYFVLHETLPYGKSRFEVSQVVKNYGRLLTNRQVLTSASYNWMSYMASLVSLSLFPFLMQEQLGLTAAEYGSLMIVPSAGLLIGSVALNLLNRRFSTPQLMSLAILIILASGTWLLTHELSIFNLVWAFTWLAIAQGISFPLSISMLLEPHKKKAGAVSALSGSIQMCLAGLLGGYLVESWVTTHLQLGVFYLIIGACMATVLWSSTRMNKKATATEVEYS, encoded by the coding sequence TTGAGCCAATCGACCTTTAAAAAAACACCGCTACTCTTAGCCATGATGATCATTGCTACAGGACAGGTGGGGGTGAGTATCTATTTACCATCATTGCCGCTAATAGCTTCAGACTTAAGTGTGACTCAGGTAGATGTACAGCTGCTCGTTACGCTGTTTCTTGTGGGTTTTGGCTTGTCTCAGCTATTTTATGGGCCGATGTCCGATGCCGTGGGGAGAAGACCTATCTTCTTGTTAGGTCAGGGTGTTTATTTGATTGGTACTGTTGTTTGTGTTGTTTTTTCCGACAGCATGACGGCGTTAGAGGTTGGTCGCTTGTTGCAAGGTCTAGGGGCGGGTAGTGCCTCGGTTCTTGGGCGAAGTGTGCTGCGCGACAGCTATGATGGCCTTCAACTGACCAAAGCGCTGTCTTATATTTCGGTCACCGCTTCGATCATGCCGATTATTGCGCCCGTGTTTGGTGGTTGGATCTCATTCCACCTCGGTTGGCAGGCGGTGTTCCTGTTTGTTCTTGTGTATTTACTGGCGATATTCACTCTCGGCTACTTTGTTCTTCATGAAACTTTACCATACGGAAAGAGCCGCTTTGAAGTCAGTCAAGTGGTCAAGAACTATGGCCGTTTGTTGACGAATCGCCAAGTGTTGACCAGTGCCAGTTATAATTGGATGAGTTACATGGCGAGTTTGGTGTCGCTATCACTGTTTCCATTCTTAATGCAAGAGCAATTGGGGCTGACAGCCGCCGAATACGGATCGTTGATGATAGTCCCTTCGGCTGGCTTACTGATTGGTAGCGTGGCTTTGAACTTGCTCAATCGTAGGTTTAGTACACCACAATTGATGAGTCTTGCGATTTTGATCATTTTAGCTTCAGGGACTTGGTTACTTACTCATGAGTTATCCATCTTTAACTTAGTGTGGGCATTTACGTGGTTAGCTATCGCTCAAGGTATCTCCTTCCCTCTATCGATCAGTATGCTATTAGAACCTCATAAGAAGAAAGCGGGCGCGGTGTCGGCACTGTCAGGTTCAATTCAGATGTGTTTGGCGGGCTTACTTGGTGGATATCTAGTCGAGAGTTGGGTGACGACTCACCTACAGCTCGGCGTGTTTTATCTGATTATTGGCGCTTGTATGGCTACAGTACTTTGGTCTTCAACGAGAATGAATAAGAAAGCCACAGCTACCGAAGTTGAGTACAGTTAA
- a CDS encoding glutaredoxin domain-containing protein: protein MKKPVKITLYRWAGSWGPFKVNIPCGECTLTKDILKDTFENELSDVDVELEVKDWLSHWWEPLKLGSWHAPILVVEGKVVSQGEALNRGVLVQSVIKEWTKRDSLKGNIVYGKATCPFCVKAKKMLDEAGVEYQYHDVVKDSAALYRMIPEVKAHIGEKTPVTVPQIWLDGKYIGGADNLEAWMKENGLDSIPNNVVDLSNQSTG, encoded by the coding sequence ATGAAGAAACCAGTCAAGATTACACTATACCGTTGGGCAGGCAGCTGGGGTCCATTTAAAGTTAATATCCCATGTGGGGAATGTACCCTTACCAAAGACATTCTTAAGGATACTTTTGAGAATGAGTTATCAGATGTCGATGTCGAACTGGAAGTGAAAGATTGGTTGTCTCACTGGTGGGAGCCGCTAAAACTGGGTTCTTGGCATGCTCCAATCCTTGTTGTTGAAGGCAAGGTTGTAAGCCAAGGCGAAGCGCTTAACCGCGGTGTGTTAGTTCAATCCGTTATCAAAGAGTGGACCAAACGCGACAGCCTAAAAGGCAACATCGTTTATGGTAAAGCGACCTGCCCATTCTGCGTTAAGGCAAAGAAAATGCTTGATGAAGCGGGTGTTGAATACCAATACCACGATGTCGTGAAAGACAGCGCAGCTTTGTATCGTATGATTCCAGAGGTAAAAGCGCACATTGGTGAGAAAACACCAGTAACCGTTCCTCAGATCTGGCTCGATGGTAAATACATTGGTGGAGCTGACAACTTAGAAGCGTGGATGAAAGAGAACGGTTTAGATAGCATCCCGAATAATGTTGTCGACCTATCCAACCAATCGACAGGCTAA